The Anaerobaca lacustris sequence CTCGACGCCGTCCTCCCAAGAGGTATGTCCCCAGCCGGCAAATGCCTCTTGCTGCACCCGGCCGAAGTGCGCGTCGATGACAAGCATCTCCGCCGATCTCGGTTCACGACACAGGGTTTTGAACGCGGTCTCGAAGGCGTCCGTGCGATCCTGCCACTCGATATCGGTGGCAAACACCAGCGAGGCGCCGCCGGCGTCGTCCACCCGATAGGCAAGAGACCCGCCGGGATGGGGAACGGGACAACCCTGCACCCGCAAGCCGCCGACCTGGACTCCCTCAGCCGGGAATTCGGCGAACTCGACCTGTGCTCTCATCTGCTTCCAGGAGATCGGCCAGTACGGCTGGGCCAGCAGACCCGTCACGGCGCTGCGAACGCCGCCGTCGACAAATGTTGGACCGACGAATCGGAATGACCACTCCGACCTGTAGAGCAGGGGGTTCATCGTTAGCCCGATCAAGTGATCGAGATGATAGTGTGAGAACAGCACGGTAATCCTGCCCGGCTCAGTCCGGCCCAATTGCCCCGCGACGGCTCGCATCCCGGTGCCCGCGTCGAGCACGAGTCGTTCGCCGTGCGAGCCGACCAGCAGCAGCGAGGTCGTGTCGCCGCCGAACTCGTCGAAACCGCTCCCGAGAGCCGGCTGGCTGCCACGCATTCCGCCAATGAAAAGCCGCATGCTCATTTCTCCGTCAGTCCCCAGACACCGTCCCATGAGGTCGGAGGATGGGCCGCCAGGTGCGCGCATCGTTGAGCGTAGCTCCTCGCAGCAGGGTCGTCGGGCAATCGCTCGAAGACGGCCTTGGCCCCTGCGAAGTCGCCCTTGCGAAAGAGCGCCAGCCCGGCGGCGAACGTCTCCCAACCGGCCGGCGCAGGATCGGCGGCAAAGCCGGTCAGTTCGTATACCTCCACTGCGGTCTTGCGGCCCACCACGCGGAGGTCCGCCAGCTTGCGGCCCCGGAATTCAGAGCCCGCCTGCCGCCACGTGCCGTCGGAGACCATGGTCTCTGTGCCAAAGGCCTTGTTGGCCCCCTCCAGGCGGGCGGCGAGGTTCGCAGCATCGCCGAGGATCGTGTAGTTGAACCGCTTACGGGAGCCCATGTTGCCGACGACGACGTCACCCGTGTTCAGGCCCACCCTCATCCGCAGCACGGCCCCCGTCCGCTGCTGGAAACCGTCCCGAAGTTCCGCCAGTCGGCGCTGGCAGCGCAGTGCCGCGCGGCAGGCGCGGACCGCGTGGTCCGACTGCGCCAGCGGCGCGTTCCAGAAGGCGATGATGGCGTCGCCCTCGTACTTATCGAGCGTACCCCCTTCTTCCATGATGATGTCCGTCATCTCGCTGAGATAGTCGTTCAGCAGTGTCGTCAGCTCGACCGGCCCCAGCTTCTCGGAGAAGGTGGAGAAGCCGGCCAGGTCGGTGAACATGATCGTCATCTCGCGTTTTTCACCACCGAGTTGGAGATGTTTGGGGTCGCGGATGATCTTCTCGATTACCTCGCCGCTGAGATAATGCCTGAAGGCCTGCTTGATAAACGCCTTCTGGCGTCCCTCAGCCCAGTAGTTCATGGCCAGGGCACCGACGAGCGCCAGGCCCGCTGCTGTTTCATGCACGGCGACCGGCCACCACCATCCTCGGGCGTAGGCGGCGAAACCGATCAGCATCGGTATGCCAAGCCAGAAGACGGAAAGCGGGCCCGCCTGCCACCAGCGGCCGCCATAGGTCAGCGACAGCGCGGCTCCGACGGCCGTCGCCAGCACGCCCAGCGCGACAGCGGGCCCACCTGCTTTGGCGATGAAAGACTTAGTGATGAGGTTATCGACGAAGGTGGCGTGCAATATGACCCCGGGACACTTGGGATTGACCGGGGTCGGTCGCAAATCGAGCAGCGCCGGCGCGCTGCACCCCACGAAGACATAGCAGTCTTTGAAGGTATCGGGCGACAGCACGGGGGGTTCTTCATCGCGCAGACGCAACTCCGATTGAATGACTGCCGCGGCAGAGACCGCTTCGGGCAAACCATCGCGGCCTCGGAATCGCAGGATCGCATCGCCGCGTTCGTCGAGAGGAACGATGCTGTCGCCGATCTGGAGCCGTCGTACATCGGCTGTGACTTCGCTTGGCTCTGTGGCCAAATATGTTGCCAGCCCCAGCGCGGGGATCTCGATGCCATCGAAGCGACAGAACGGCGAGATCCGCCGGAACACGCCATCGGCGTCCGGCAGGCCCGCGACGTGTCCGAAGGCCATAGCGCCCGCCGCCACTTCCGGAACCGGAAACAGAAGATGATTGGGCTCGATCGCCGCCGCCACGGTCGTCGTACGATCCGGACGCGGCATGGATTCGGGCCATGTCTCCACGCTTCCGCCCGGCATCAGCGCCAGGACCGCCGGCGGACCGGACTTCAGGGCCTCGCCCATCGCCTCGTCATCGGAGACGCCGTAGACCGACGGCTCAGTGAACAACAGATCCAAGGCCAGCGCCCGTGCTCCGCCGCGCTCACAGAACGCCGAGATCGCGCCGTACACCTCGCGCGGCCAGGGCCAGCCCCACCCATTCTCGCGCTGGGCCCAGTCGAGGCTGGTCTGGTCCAGCAGGATCAACTTGATCTCGGGCGAAAGGGTTTCTCGCGCCGAAAAGAAGCGGGCGCGCCACGCCCACGTCGGGGCTTCCCAGGATTCCAGGGCGCCGAGTTGCCACACGAGCAGCGCCGCTGCCGCAGTGGACAGGCCGATCAGCAGTGCACGCACACATTTGCCGCGAAGCTTGGGCATGCGGTCCTTCCCATCACGCATTATCGTCGTTTGCCGTGTGCCCCTGAGGGCGAATGATGATTCGCCCCTACCTGCCGCCCAGCACCGGCTGCATCGCGGTGGCGAAACGCTGTTGCCGGACGGCATCAGGGGCGGCCTGCGCGGTTGGGATTGCGGGCTTCAACGCGTCAGCCCGGCTCGAAGCCGAGGGGTGCGTTTTGGCGAAGCCCAGACCGCGCGCCGTGGCAAGTCGCTCGTCCATGCGTTTGAGCATCGTAAGGATGGCCGCTTCGGGGTAGCCGGCGCGTTTGAGCAGGCGCACCGCCGCGGCGTCCGCATCGCGCTCCTGCGTTCGCGAGTAGCCGCTCGTCGTCAGCGTCATCACCACGTCGCCCACCGATGACTCGAACTCGCGCGTCAGCGAGGCCAGCTCTTCGCTGCCCAACTGCTTGGCCGATTCGGCCGCAACGATCGTGAACGCTTCGGTCAGGCGGCTCTGCTTGATCGCGCGGAGCCCGTGTTTTGCCTGGACGTGACAAATCTCATGGGCCAGCACGGCCGCCAACTCGTCCTCATTCTCGCAGCAACGCAGCATACCGCGCGTCACGAGGATCAATCCACCCGGCGCGGCAAATGCGTTGACTTCGTCGGAATCAAGCAGAAGGAAGCGGTAGCCGCCAAACGTTTCGGGCCGCTCGGAGAAGACGGCCAGCGACTGGCCGAGCAGGTTCAGATAGGCGTTCGCCTCCGGCCGATCCAGTGGCTGATACGTCTCGAACACGCGCGCCGCCACGGCGCGGCCGATGTAATACTCCTGTTCGGGGGTCAGATCCTGCCAGCTCTTCTCGACGGCCGTCGCGCCGCGTTTGACCGATTCGGCCTGGTCCTCGGTCAGCACGCCCGTGGCCCGTCCCAGTTCGGCGCCCACCTCGCCCACGCCCTCGCAGCCGCAGAACCACAATGCGGTCAACAGGCCCATCCCGATGCTCAATGCCAGCCAGTGCCTTGCGTTCATAGGGCACCTCCCGGCAGATTGCCCTGCCTGCGGAATTCCACGATCTGCTCGGCACCGACCTCGAGCGCCGCCATGCGATCCACCCACGTGTAGTCCAGTGTCCCTTCGGCTCGGAGCTTGGCCTCGACCTGCTCGTTGAATCCCTTGCCGGCCAGGGCGACCTCGTCGGACGAGACGCCGGTGTCCACGTCGGATGTCCCGGCCCGCATGGCAACCGGCTTCTTCGAGAGGGCCGACTCGTGCAGCCAGCCTTTCGCGCCGTCGGGCATGGTGACAGGATACCAGCCGTTTTGCACCGCCCCGGTTTCGACGACCTCGCCGTAATCCACTGCGGCCACGGTCTTGCCCAGTTGCGAGGGTGTGGCACGCACCCGGGCGTTACGCACCTGGACACTCATCGGCGCGGCGAATGCGATCCCGACGCATATCGGGACGGTAATCGCGACCAGCACCGCAAGAATCTTCGTCTTCATGACTTCTTGTCTCCTGCGAAAGCGCACTCCATTTTCGCCGTCTCGGATCACGATATGCATCGGACAGCACCGCGTACAATGATACCGAGCCGCATGCCAAAAGCAAGCCACCACGATCTTCATGGATCGAGCAGACCTTCAGACCTTGCTCTTGGCCGTGCCGAGAGAGTACACTGCCGGCTACGGACCGATGCCGCAGGCGTCTCTTCCTGCTGCCGGGTTCTGAGGAAAAGCAGATGGCCTGCTATTGAGGGCGTATATGAAGAAGTCGAATCGTACTCGGCTGGTTCTTGTGGGCGTGGGAATCCTGTTGCTCCTTCTCGGACTTCGTGGCGTAGCCTTGGGGGTGATCGGCGAAACGACCCAGGCGGCCGTCACCGAGGTCCAGCAGACGGTCAGCCAGCAGGATGATCCCATGGACCACAACTATCAGATCTCTTATCGGTTCCGCGTCGACGGCAAGGACTACACCGGCAGCTTCACCCGCAAGAAAGTCTATAACACGGGGACCCTGCCTTCGGTAGGGTCCCCGGTTTCCATTCGTTATCTTGCCGCTGCCCCCGCCGTCAATGGAGGCCCGGACGCAGGGCCGGTCGGCGGTCTGGTCCTTGGGGCGCTGGGGCTGTTCCTGCTGTTTCTCGGTGTCAAGCCGGCCAAGGCCGCCCCGGCGCCCGTACCGGAGGAGAGTCCCTCCACGGACTCTCCAGAATGACAGTCATCATTCCAGTTGAGGAGACCTGCGATGAAGAAGACCATACTGCTTGCCTGGGGCATCTGTCTGTTCGGTTCCGTTGTGTTCGGACGGGACTACTACGTAGCGACCAACGGCAACGACACCAACCCCGGAACGATCGACAAACCCTTCGCCACGCTGGAGAAGGCCCGTGATGCCGTCCGACAGGACACATCCGACGGCGTCACCGTCGTGATTCGAGGCGGCGACTACTTCCGCGCGGAGTCGTTCGCGCTGACGGAGAAGGACTCGGGTCGGCTCGGAAAGCCTGTCGTCTACCGCGCCTATCCGGGCGAGACCGTTCGTTTGATCGGCGGCCGCCGGCTTGCGGCCGGGGACTTCTCAAAGGTCTCATCGGCAGATGCCGTCTGGGACCGGCTCGATCCGAGCGCCCGGGGCCGGTGCGTTCGAATCTCCGGGTTGAAGGCCACCCCGCAGATGCCGCTGCAGATGGAGCTGAGCTTCGGCGGCAAGCTGATGCAACTGGCCCGCTGGCCCAACGAAGGGTTCGTTCGCACGACGTCGGCCGCCGACGACATCACGTTCGGCTACGACGACCCGCGTCCCAAACGCTGGCTCGCTGCGTCCGACGCGCACGCCGTCGGCTACTGGCGTCACGGGTGGTCCAACCAGATCGTGAAGATTGCGAAGATCGACACGACGGCCAAGACGATCACCGCCGAGAAGGTCCCGCCGTATGGGATGCAGGCGAAGAAGCCGTACTACGTCGTCAACCTCATTGAGGAGATCGACCAGCCGGGCGAGTGGTATTTCGACCGGGCCGCCGGAAGTCTCTATTTGTGGCCGCCGGAGGATCTCGACAAGGGCGATGTTCTGATCTCCACGCTGGAGGCGCCGATCATCGCGATGAAGAACGCCTCACACGTTCGGATCGAAGGGCTGACGATCGAGATGGGCGTCCGGAATGGCATCGAGGTCTCCGGCGGCAGTGACGTTCGGATCGAGCGTTGCACCGTCCGCAACATGCGGGGCAACGGCATCGAGATCTCCGGTACGAACCACGGCGTAGTGCATTGTACGATCCACGGCATCGGGCAGACGGGGGTCGCCGTATCCGGCGGGGATCGTGCGAAGCTCACGCCGGGCAACAACTTCGTGCGCCACTGTACGATTCATGATTTCGGCCGGTGGCAGCGGACCTATGCCCCCGCGATTCGTCTCAACGGTGTGGGCAATGTCGCGGCCAACAACAAGCTCTACGACGCTCCGCACTCGGCGATTCTCTTCGGCGGCAACGAGCATCGAATGGAGCGCAACGAGATCTACGGCGTCTGCTACGAGGTGGACGACGCCGGCTCGATCTACGCCGGACGCGACTGGGGCCTGCAAGGCAATGTGATCGAGAACAACTTCTTCCACCACATCGAAAGCCACCTGACCGGCAGCAACGGCGTTCACGCGGTCTATCTCGACGACTGCGCCAGCGGCGTCACCGTCGTCGGCAACGTCTTCTACAAGATCAGCGGACGGGCCATCATGTGCGGCGGCGGACGCGACAACACCATCGACAACAACGTTATCGCCAGGTGCGGCTCGGCCCACTTCACCGACCGGCGCGGCAAGGTCTGGATCGACAAGGACAATAGTTGGAAGCTGCTCGACAAGATCAAGCGGGTCAACTACACGCAGCCGCCGTGGAGCGAGCGCTATCCGCGACTGGCCCGCATCCTCGACAACGGATATGAGCAGGCCAAGGAGCCCGAAGGCTGCATCATCGCTCGCAACATCGGCTGGCAGAACACGCGCTGGCTGGAGAAGAACTGCCTCGGGGCCTGCGGCGGGTTCGATTTCTACAGCTTCCAGGACAACATCGAGGACCAGGACCCGAGATTCGTCGACGAGGCAAACCTGAATCTCGCGCTGCGCGACGATTCACCGGCGTACTCGATTCCGGGCTTCAAGCGGATTCCGTTCGAGAAGATCGGCCCACAGCAGAGCGACAACAAGCTGGGCGGCTATGCCATCAACCCGGTGTGGATGGCTGAGGCGATGAACGTCTTCAATGCGCCCAAGCCAAAGCTCGAATTGCCCACGAAGCATCCCGACGCCCAGTGGTTTCCCGAGGCGAGCTTCGGCTTGTTCCTGCACTGGGGCATCCATAGCGTCGACGGAATTGACCCCTCATGGTCGATGATGAAAGGCTGTCCCTGGCATGGCAGTTCCGATCCCTACAAGAAGTACAACCAGGACCAGACGCAATATTATGGCCTGGCGGAGAAATTCAACCCGACCCAGTACGATCCCGACAAGTGGATGGCGGCGGCGAGGAAAGCGGGCTTCACCTACGCCGTGCTGACGACGAAACACCACGACGGCTACGCGCTGTGGCCGACCGACTTCGGCGACTTCAGCACGAAGCAGTACATGGGAGGTCGCGATCTGCTCAAGCCCTATGTCGACGCCTGTCGCAAGCACGGCCTGAAGGTCGGTTTCTACTTCTCGCCTCGCGACTGGCATTATCCCGGCTATCCGCAGGCGATGGAGTACCGGGCGAAGTTTCCGCTGCCGCCGGCTGACGAGAACTTCGAGAATTTCAAGGCGTTCTACGCCTACACGCTCGGCCAGATTCACGAGCTGCTGACCCGCTACGGCAGGATCGACGTGCTCTGGTTCGACGGGATGGGCTGGAGCGGCGTTTCCGACATGCGCGCCGAGCAGACGCTGGCCTGGGTCCGGTCGATCCAGCCGGGCATCGCGATCAATCCGCGATGGAGCGGCTTCGGCGACTTCGCCACTACCGAGTGCACGCCTGGCAAGCCTGAGAACTGGAAACCCGGCCACTGGTGGGAGGCCTGCGACATCTGGCCCAGCGGCCACTGGGGCTACGTCCCAAGCGAGCGGTTCAAACCGCTCTCGTGGGTCTTCACGCGCCTCGCCAATTGCCGCGCGTGGGGCGGCAACTTCCTCTGCAACGTCGGGCCGCGCCCCGATGGGACGATGCCCGATGTGTTCTACGATTACTGCGACGATCTGTCGCAGTGGATGGCCCACAGCCGCGATTCGGTCATCGGCGCCGGGCCCGCCCCCGGCGAAGACCGCGGCAACGTCCCGATCACCACACGCGGCGATACCTGGTATCTGCACGTGCTGCCGGCTCACCAGGGCCCCGTTGTGCTTTCGAAGGTTTCCGAGCCAAAGGCGGTCGTGTTGATGCGCACCGGCCGGACGCTCCCATACGAGCGCCGGGGCGACGGCCTGACCATCGCCATCCCAGCCGATCTGCGCACCGACCTCGACGACGTCGTCGCCGTCCGCTGGTTTGACTGATTAGGCCGTCCACAATCCGAGTGGTTGTCTGTATCGTGCTGTCGGTAGGTCAGTGGCGGCTGTGTCACTCTCAGGGAGACGCCACCTGAGTGTTTCGGTAGTAGCGGCGGGCCGTGTGGCGGCGGTTGAAGGTTGCCTCAACCCGCTCGATATAGCGGAGAAGGCCCTGACGCCGGGCACCGCCGTGGTTGATAAAATAGCTGTCCAGGAGCAGTTGCCTGTGGTCTTCGTCGAAGTACTCCGGCAGCATGCTCCAGAGGAGTCGGGCGAGGTTCTTGGCCTTCCTCTTGTCGCTGCGAACCCCCTGTGCCATGCGGTGCAAATCGATGACGCTAAGGCGGTCTTCGCCGGAGGGGCCGTCGGCGCCGAGGTAGAGATGCCAGATCTGGAGGTCCGGCAGCGAGATGTCGAGCCCGTGCAGGGTCCTGGCCAGATTCGCGACGGCGACGATGATCTTCTCCTGGCGGCCGCGGTCGAGGCCCTGCCAGCTCTCCTCCACGAGATCGAGCAGGCAAACCCCGTCGAGCTGCCGGGTAACGAAGAAAGAGGCCTTCTCCAAGCCCCAGCGGGTCCGCTCACCCATGCAGACGGGCTCGTAGGTTCCGATGCCGTTCTTCAGCAGGTGCCGGGCGTTTCGCCACTCGACGCCCGCCTGTGAGGTCAGCCCGCCGAGGCCGCTCCGGGTGGCCAGGATATCCTTGAGATGAGGGTCGTGAAACCGCTTCATGAAGAAGATCTTCCGGTCGGCCCCTTCGCCGAGGGCCAGCTTCAGGACGTCTCGTTTGCGGTTTCTGTTGACGGTGAGCGTCTCCGGGTAGTCGTAGAAATCGTCGAACGTCCTCAGCCCCAGGGCGGCGAAGTACGGTTCCCATGACTCTGCAAAGACGACCTTGTCCATGACCCGAACGATCTCCAAATGGCGTCTCTCCCAAACGGGTATGTTGGTACCACGTTCGCCAGCGGCTGTAAACACCTTTCCATTCGGGGGGCGGCAGGGCGCGCGATTCGGCTGCCAGGCTGGCAGGGCGAACGAGCCGGACTGCAATTATGCCAGAGGAGGCAGGCGGAACCGGCTGGTTAGTAAGTCGCTCTTTTATAGATACTTACGCCTATGCCAGTCGGCCGGATCGCTTGTGGCACGGCATTTGCATTCGATGACGACGGTAGGATGACTATGATGGCAGAACGATCTCAACTCGGTGATGTCAATGTCCTGGCCAGTGCGGCGAACTGGGCGTGGCCGGAGGCCGTGCGCAGCTTGTTCAGGCCAAGAGGCATCAACCTCATGGTCGCCGAGGACACCAGCGACTTCGTTCACATCCTCGGCCGAACCCGCGTCCACACGACGATCGTCGATATGGACTCGGAGCGGGCCAACGCCCTGGCCACCATCAAGATCATCCGGATGGACCATCCGCTGCTGCCGTGCATTCTGCTGACCAGCCGGGTCGATCAGGATGTGCTCGGCAAGGCGCTCCAGCTCGACGTCTTCGGCGTGATCGGCAAACCGGTGAATATGGAGGTGCTCCACCAACTCCTCAACCGGCTCTTCCTGAAGAAATACAACAGCGACATCTTCTCACAGTGACCAGGGTAAGTGTCTTGTGAACAAAGAGTTCTGCTTTGAGTGCGGATAGTGGATACGACGGTACGGTCAACCCCATACAACCAAGTGGAAAGGAGTAAGCACAAATGAACATTCGACCATTGGCGGATAAGGTCCTGGTGGAGCGCGTCGAGGCGGAATCGAAGACGGCCGGCGGGATCGTTCTGCCGGATACGGCCAAGGAGAAGCCCCAAAGAGGCAGAGTGGTCAACGTCGGCGAGGGCAAGCTGCTCGAAGACGGCACCCGCAGAGAGGTCCAGCTCAAGAAGGGCGACCTGGTGTTGTTCACCAGCTACGCCGGCACCGAGGTCAAGGTCGACGGCAAGGAATACCTGATCATGGACGAGTCGGACATCATGGCCGTGATTGAGAAGTAGCCCGCCGAAGGCCGCGAAACAGACTTTCACGCATTCGGATCGATAGCGAAGAAGGAGAAAGCAAGATATGGCAGCGAAGAAAATCGCATACGGCACCGATGCACGCGGCGCCATTCGTGAGGGCGTCCGAAAGCTCGCCGGCGCCGTCAAGATCACGCTCGGCCCCTGCGGCAGAAACGTGATTCTCGAAAAATCGTTCGGCTCGCCCACCGTCACCAAGGACGGCGTCAGCGTCGCCAAGGAGATCGAGCTGGAAGACGCCTACGAGAACATGGGCGCCCAGATGGTCAAGGAAGTGGCTTCGAAGACCTCGAGCGTGGCCGGCGACGGGACGACGACCGCCACGATTCTGGCCGAGAGCATCTTCGAGGAGGGGCTCAAGAACATCACCGCCGGCGCCAACCCGATGCAGGTCAAGCGCGGGATCGAGCTGGCCGTCGAGACGATCGTCGACGAGCTGTTCAAGATGGCCGCGCCCGTCGAGTCGACCAAGCAGATCGAGCAGGTGGCCACATGCTCGGCCAACCAGGACGCCGAGATCGGCAAGAAGCTCGCCGAGGCAATGGACAAGGTCGGCAAAGACGGCGTCATCACGGTCGAGGAAGGCCAGTCGCTCGAAACGACGGTCGAGCTGGTCGAGGGCATGCAGTTCGACAAGGGCTACCTGAGCCCGCACTTCGTCAACAACGTCGAGAGCATGTCCGTCGTTCTGGACAAGCCCTACATCCTGGTCCACGAGAAGAAGATCAGCTCGATCAAGTCGCTGGTCCCGCTGCTGGAAAAGGTGGCCAAGCAGGGCAAGCCGCTGCTGATCATCGCCGAGGACGTCGAGGGCGAGGCCCTGGCGACGCTGGTGGTCAACAAGCTGCGCGGCGTGCTCCAGGTAGCCGCGGTGAAGGCCCCCGGCTTCGGCGACCGCCGCAAGGCCCTGCTCAGCGACATCGCCGTGCTGACGGGCGCTGAGCCGATCTTCGAGGACCTCGGTCTGAACATCGAGAACATCGAGCTTCAGCAGCTCGGCCGGGCCAAGCAGATCACCATCGACAAGGACACCACCACGATCATCGAAGGCGCCGGCAGCACCGAGGCGATCAAGGCCCGCATCGAGCAGATCAAGGCCGAGATCGACAACTCCACCAGCGACTACGATATCGAGAAGCTCCAGGAACGTCTGGCCAAGCTGGCCGGTGGCGTCGCCCAGATCAACGTCGGCGCTGCGACCGAGGCCGAGATGAAAGAGAAGAAGGCCCGCGTCGAGGACGCGCTGCACGCCTGCCGTGCCGCGGCCGAAGAGGGCATCCTTCCCGGCGGCGGCGTCGCCATGCTGCGGGTCCTGCCGGCCCTGGCCAAGATCAAGACCAAGGGCGACGAGGGCATTGGCGTGGACATCGTCCGCCGCGCCGTGGTCGCTCCGATCAAGCAGATCGCCCAGAACGCCGGGCTCGACGGCTCGATCGTCGCCCAGAAGGTCATGGAGAGCACCGAGAAGAATTTCGGCTACAACGCCCTGACCAAGCAGTACGGCGACATGATCAAGTTTGGGGTGATCGTGCCGACCAAGGTCGAGCGAACCGCCTTGCAGAACGGCGCATCGATCGCGGCCCTGCTGCTGACGACCGATGCCGTCGTCAGTGAGATCCCCGAGAAGAAGAAACAACCCGCCATGCCTCCGGGCGGCGACATGTACTGATGAGATGAACGCCGAGCGGGTCCCGAATGAACGGGACCCGCTTTTTTTTCGTACGCTTCGCAGGAAGGAGTGCCGAAAATGGTCTTTCGCTACTACTCGAATGCGTTGTCTCAGGCCTCACGCAGCGTCGCCAGCGCGATCATGATCGTCGGCCTGCTGCTGATCGGGTTCGGCGTCCTGATTGCCGCGCTGCCCCAGTTCTTCGCCTACCTTGCGGCCGGGGTGTTCTTCGTCGCGGGCCTCGGCTGTGGCATCACCGCCATCAAAATCTTCTGGGCCCAGAGCCGGATCGACCGCGCCGCTGCCCAGGACGAACCCCCCGTCTGCCGAGAAAACGTCCGCATCCACACGTACCATTCCGACGAACTGTAAGAGCTTGCCGCGCGCCGTTATGGCTATGGGCGCAATTCAGACGCCAGCATCATCATCAGGAGGGCCAACAGGGTCCCTGCAAGGCCCGCAAGGCGGTACTCGCTGTTTGAGCGCGACTGCCACCAGTGTCTCAGGAATGCGAATCGCTCCGTCGCCGCCACGACGAAGAGCAGGCCGACCACGGTCGAGACAAGCCCCGTAGTGGCCGACAGCGCCGCCGTCGCGGCGAAAAACGACCGGATCAGCCAGGCCAGCCCCGGCGCCAGGAAGACAAACCCGTCGGCGACCAACCATGCCGGGCCGATCTCCTTGTCCACGAAGGCCATACCCCGTCGATACAA is a genomic window containing:
- a CDS encoding alpha-L-fucosidase, which codes for MKKTILLAWGICLFGSVVFGRDYYVATNGNDTNPGTIDKPFATLEKARDAVRQDTSDGVTVVIRGGDYFRAESFALTEKDSGRLGKPVVYRAYPGETVRLIGGRRLAAGDFSKVSSADAVWDRLDPSARGRCVRISGLKATPQMPLQMELSFGGKLMQLARWPNEGFVRTTSAADDITFGYDDPRPKRWLAASDAHAVGYWRHGWSNQIVKIAKIDTTAKTITAEKVPPYGMQAKKPYYVVNLIEEIDQPGEWYFDRAAGSLYLWPPEDLDKGDVLISTLEAPIIAMKNASHVRIEGLTIEMGVRNGIEVSGGSDVRIERCTVRNMRGNGIEISGTNHGVVHCTIHGIGQTGVAVSGGDRAKLTPGNNFVRHCTIHDFGRWQRTYAPAIRLNGVGNVAANNKLYDAPHSAILFGGNEHRMERNEIYGVCYEVDDAGSIYAGRDWGLQGNVIENNFFHHIESHLTGSNGVHAVYLDDCASGVTVVGNVFYKISGRAIMCGGGRDNTIDNNVIARCGSAHFTDRRGKVWIDKDNSWKLLDKIKRVNYTQPPWSERYPRLARILDNGYEQAKEPEGCIIARNIGWQNTRWLEKNCLGACGGFDFYSFQDNIEDQDPRFVDEANLNLALRDDSPAYSIPGFKRIPFEKIGPQQSDNKLGGYAINPVWMAEAMNVFNAPKPKLELPTKHPDAQWFPEASFGLFLHWGIHSVDGIDPSWSMMKGCPWHGSSDPYKKYNQDQTQYYGLAEKFNPTQYDPDKWMAAARKAGFTYAVLTTKHHDGYALWPTDFGDFSTKQYMGGRDLLKPYVDACRKHGLKVGFYFSPRDWHYPGYPQAMEYRAKFPLPPADENFENFKAFYAYTLGQIHELLTRYGRIDVLWFDGMGWSGVSDMRAEQTLAWVRSIQPGIAINPRWSGFGDFATTECTPGKPENWKPGHWWEACDIWPSGHWGYVPSERFKPLSWVFTRLANCRAWGGNFLCNVGPRPDGTMPDVFYDYCDDLSQWMAHSRDSVIGAGPAPGEDRGNVPITTRGDTWYLHVLPAHQGPVVLSKVSEPKAVVLMRTGRTLPYERRGDGLTIAIPADLRTDLDDVVAVRWFD
- a CDS encoding DUF3592 domain-containing protein, encoding MKKSNRTRLVLVGVGILLLLLGLRGVALGVIGETTQAAVTEVQQTVSQQDDPMDHNYQISYRFRVDGKDYTGSFTRKKVYNTGTLPSVGSPVSIRYLAAAPAVNGGPDAGPVGGLVLGALGLFLLFLGVKPAKAAPAPVPEESPSTDSPE
- a CDS encoding SH3 domain-containing protein — protein: MKTKILAVLVAITVPICVGIAFAAPMSVQVRNARVRATPSQLGKTVAAVDYGEVVETGAVQNGWYPVTMPDGAKGWLHESALSKKPVAMRAGTSDVDTGVSSDEVALAGKGFNEQVEAKLRAEGTLDYTWVDRMAALEVGAEQIVEFRRQGNLPGGAL
- a CDS encoding lipopolysaccharide kinase InaA family protein → MEIVRVMDKVVFAESWEPYFAALGLRTFDDFYDYPETLTVNRNRKRDVLKLALGEGADRKIFFMKRFHDPHLKDILATRSGLGGLTSQAGVEWRNARHLLKNGIGTYEPVCMGERTRWGLEKASFFVTRQLDGVCLLDLVEESWQGLDRGRQEKIIVAVANLARTLHGLDISLPDLQIWHLYLGADGPSGEDRLSVIDLHRMAQGVRSDKRKAKNLARLLWSMLPEYFDEDHRQLLLDSYFINHGGARRQGLLRYIERVEATFNRRHTARRYYRNTQVASP
- a CDS encoding CHASE2 domain-containing protein; its protein translation is MPKLRGKCVRALLIGLSTAAAALLVWQLGALESWEAPTWAWRARFFSARETLSPEIKLILLDQTSLDWAQRENGWGWPWPREVYGAISAFCERGGARALALDLLFTEPSVYGVSDDEAMGEALKSGPPAVLALMPGGSVETWPESMPRPDRTTTVAAAIEPNHLLFPVPEVAAGAMAFGHVAGLPDADGVFRRISPFCRFDGIEIPALGLATYLATEPSEVTADVRRLQIGDSIVPLDERGDAILRFRGRDGLPEAVSAAAVIQSELRLRDEEPPVLSPDTFKDCYVFVGCSAPALLDLRPTPVNPKCPGVILHATFVDNLITKSFIAKAGGPAVALGVLATAVGAALSLTYGGRWWQAGPLSVFWLGIPMLIGFAAYARGWWWPVAVHETAAGLALVGALAMNYWAEGRQKAFIKQAFRHYLSGEVIEKIIRDPKHLQLGGEKREMTIMFTDLAGFSTFSEKLGPVELTTLLNDYLSEMTDIIMEEGGTLDKYEGDAIIAFWNAPLAQSDHAVRACRAALRCQRRLAELRDGFQQRTGAVLRMRVGLNTGDVVVGNMGSRKRFNYTILGDAANLAARLEGANKAFGTETMVSDGTWRQAGSEFRGRKLADLRVVGRKTAVEVYELTGFAADPAPAGWETFAAGLALFRKGDFAGAKAVFERLPDDPAARSYAQRCAHLAAHPPTSWDGVWGLTEK
- a CDS encoding M48 family metallopeptidase, producing the protein MNARHWLALSIGMGLLTALWFCGCEGVGEVGAELGRATGVLTEDQAESVKRGATAVEKSWQDLTPEQEYYIGRAVAARVFETYQPLDRPEANAYLNLLGQSLAVFSERPETFGGYRFLLLDSDEVNAFAAPGGLILVTRGMLRCCENEDELAAVLAHEICHVQAKHGLRAIKQSRLTEAFTIVAAESAKQLGSEELASLTREFESSVGDVVMTLTTSGYSRTQERDADAAAVRLLKRAGYPEAAILTMLKRMDERLATARGLGFAKTHPSASSRADALKPAIPTAQAAPDAVRQQRFATAMQPVLGGR
- a CDS encoding MBL fold metallo-hydrolase, with amino-acid sequence MRLFIGGMRGSQPALGSGFDEFGGDTTSLLLVGSHGERLVLDAGTGMRAVAGQLGRTEPGRITVLFSHYHLDHLIGLTMNPLLYRSEWSFRFVGPTFVDGGVRSAVTGLLAQPYWPISWKQMRAQVEFAEFPAEGVQVGGLRVQGCPVPHPGGSLAYRVDDAGGASLVFATDIEWQDRTDAFETAFKTLCREPRSAEMLVIDAHFGRVQQEAFAGWGHTSWEDGVEIAASTGIPRVLLGHHAPGADDATLRALEQQVKDVSPGAALARAGQWIVI